The stretch of DNA CGACCTGATTGCGCTGTTGGAAGCCTGGAACCCCGGCGACCAGGAACCGATTCATGCAGTGTTCGTCGGTGGAGCGGCAATGCCGGCGCGGGTGCGATTGTTCGTGGACTTCTTGCTGGAACATCACCGGATGTAAGCGCAGGCGAAAGCTGATATTTCCGGGCACTCGCGATGTTGAGGTGTCCGAAACATTTTTCGGTGTACGCAAGGTTTCAGAAAATGCGTAAGCGACGGGCTTGAAACTGGAGGCAGGCCGCAGCGTCCGTTACCCGGACGCTGACAGTTCAGTGGGAAGCGTTGCTCTGCTGCTGAAGCTCAAGTTGCCTGGCAGCACTGGCTTGGAGGGTTGCGCGCTCTTGATCCAGATACCGATAAATGCTTTGGAGGTTGGCAATTTTCTGTTTGATTTCTGCCATTTTCTTTTCAATCAGCTTCGCGCCGTCAGCACAATCGATCAGCTTGTTCCGCTGCGCATCCAGAATCTCGCCTATTTCCCCCAGAGAAAACCCCATGCTTTGCGCGCGCTGGATAAAGTCCAGATCCTGCAGAGTCTGCTCGGTGTAAACGCGATAGTTGTTGGTTTGCCGCAGCGGTGAGATCAGGCCGATTTGTTCGTAGTAACGCAGCGTATGGCGGCTGGCACCGCTGCGGGCCTCGAGGTCGCCGATTTTCATGAAAACACCGCTTGACTGTAGAGTTGGGTCGATAGTTTACGCTTGATTTCTCACCTTCAACAAGGAACAGGGAAATGAGCGTGGAGTGCTTTGTCACGGGCGGAACTGGCTTCATCGGTCAACATTTGGTGGCGAACCTGAGTGCAAAAGGTCACACCATTCGGGTGTTGATGCGTCGCCCGGAGCGACTGGCTGCGTTGCGCGAGCAAGTCGATAATCTGGGAGGGTGCGCAACCCGGGTATTTGCCGTAGCTGGCGATCTGGAACGGGACAACCTCGGACTGAGTCTTGCTGACCGGGAAGTGCTAAGGCGTGCCCGCGTCATATTCCACCTGGGCGCCCATTTCGCATGGGGGCTTTCAGTGGAGCACGCTCGTGCGGTGAATGTGGAAGGGGCAAAGCGCGTGGCGCTGTTGGCGGCTGAGCAAAAAAGCCGTTTAGTGATGATCGGCGGCTACATGCTGAAAAATCATCAACATCTGCAACGTATCGGCATTGATCCTCGTCATCCGGAGTTGACGAACTGGTCTGCCGTCTACCGGCGTGTCGGCGGTTACGAGGGAAGCAAGCTGGAGGCGCATTTTGCGACTCTGGAGGTCATGTCCGCCAAGGGTGGGGAGATGACCGTTGTCCACCCTGCGACTGTCTGTGGCCATAGCCGCACAGGGCATATCCTTGACGGTCAGCCGCTGGTGGAGCTGATACGCAACCTTGTGCAGGGAAAGCTGACTGCGGTGCCCGGTACCGCCGAACACTGGCTGCCACTGGTCACCGTGGACTACCTGGTTGAGCTGGTGGCAGTTTGTGCTTTTGATCCTGCCATGGTGGGCCAGGAACTGCTGGCGCTTGATGACCAAACTCCAAACTTGCGAGAACTCCTGATTCAGGTGGCACAACCTTTGGGCTTAAAGTCTCCCAAGCATCACATTTCACTCCGATTGCTGAAGTTGCTACTGAGCATTCCTCCCGTCGCGTGGTTTTTGAATACAAAACCCGAAGCCCTGGACTTTATCCAGACCACTCGTTTTGATACAGCCGCGGTCGAACAATTTGCCAACAGGCATGGAATAGCCAAACCGGATATACGTCAGTCTTTGCAGCACACTGCAACGTTCGTCAACTCATATTGCATAGCCAAGGGCCAGGCCCTCTGACCTCTCCCCTGGCGGCGACAAGAAGGCGAATAACAACCTGCTGGGCGATCCAGCGCCTGTGTCAGAATAAATACCGGGGTTAGCGGGTAATGCCGATCAGTTAAGCGCAGATCCCCTGTGGGAGCGGGCTTGCTCGCGAATGCGGTGTGGCAGTCAACATCAATGTTTGCCGGGCCGACGTCTTCGCGAGCAAGCCCGGTCCCACACTTGATCTTCGTTGCTTTGAGCATTGAGTTCGCTTAACTGATCGGCATTAGGGTTACTGGGATCTTCATATCCTCAAACTTGGCGCCGTCGATACAGGGCGGCATTCTATCGAACGACCATTCAGCGACAGGGATCGTCATCAATGCAATCCACTTTCAGCAAAGGCGTCATATTTGCACTCTGCGCTGCGGCACTGAACGCAACGATCGGTGTACTCAGCAAAATACTCATGAGTAATGGTTTCAGCGCCAGCAGTGTCGCTCTCATCAAGACTGTACTGGGTTGCGTGCTTCTCTCGACCCTATTGTTTTTTCTCAAGCGCCCGGTGGCGTCGACCAAATGGACTCAGGCGGCTATCTGCGCATTCCTTGGCATCTTTGTGCTGTTCCATTTCGAAACATCCGCCTATCGACACTATGCTGCAGCAGGTGTGGTGGTGGTGCTGATGGCCAGTGCCTCGATTTCCTCGATCATTCTGGGGCGCATTTTCCTCAAGGATGCCATCACCGCGAACGCTACCGTGGGTGCCGCTCTGGCTATCGCCGGAATCTCGGTGATCTTCGGCGGCGACCTGCAGCAGGGCTTTACCCTGCAAGGTGCTGCCCTCGCCTCCGTGGCTGGCTCCGGTTATGGGGCCTTTTCGGTTGCGATGAAGCGTATGGGGGTTTCGGGAGGGCTGCACTTCACCCGACAATTGTTGTTCTTTGGCAGCCTGTACTTGCTGATGCCAGCTGCCGCCGATGGTTTCGCGATGGGCGAGTTGTCACCGCTGGCGATCGCCGCGCTACTGGCGCTGGCCACGCTACCGACGATCCTGGGCTTCTTCTGCACCACCAAGGCCATCGAGTATCTCAAGCCATCCCAAGTGCAAGCGCTGGAGCTGACCGAGCCACTGTTCGCCGCGCTGCTGGCGTTTGTGGCGCTCAACGAAGTACCGCGCGAAAGCCTGTACGCAGGAGCGGCACTGATCATCGTCGGTCTGTGTTTCTCCAATGAACTCATCCGCTTGGGCAGCAAAGCAGCCGTGCCTTCGACCGAGTGAGCTGTTTTCGAACCCTGACTTTAGCAATCAGTAGTTTTTCAAGTGTTTTGAGCGACCGACCACTGGCCGATTTCAGCCCTTCCCCGAAGGGCAGATTCGGGTCGTCTGCCGCTCATTACCAGGGGCGTGCAGCACAATGGGGTGATGACCTGGAGGCAGAGCGCGGCTGCGAAGTTGTCGAGCCGGCTTTTGCGCCGTGACACCCAGGTAGCCTGGTCTGCTACACAGCGGCAAGCTGGACTTGATCTCTACCACTTGATTTAGCACTGTACATCGCGGTATCGGCACGCCGAATGAAGGCGTCAAACGATTCTGATGGAATCCACGTCGCAACGCCGAAGCTACAAGTCGCCTGTCCAATATCATCAAATGGCAGAGTGCTTATCAGCGCTCGAAGTTTTTCTGCCAGCAGCCTTGTATCGTTCAGTTGGGTATCCGGGCAGATCAATGCAAACTCTTCTCCGCCTGTTCTGCACAGTAGATCGGTTTTGCGCGTTGCCGAACGTATTCGTGTGCACAACGACTTCAGAACGTTATCACCACACTGATGGCCCCAGCGGTCGTTGATCTGTTTGAAGTGATCGACGTCAAACATGATCAGCGACAGAGAGCGGTGTTGCACGCTAGCCTCGATGAGCAGGCGTTCCATCAACTCTTCGAAGTATCGGCGGTTATAGACGCCGGTCAGGTGATCGGTAATGTTCAACAAACGCAAGTCTTGCGTGCGTTCATCAACCAGCGAGAGCGCGCGGGAGCGCTGCGTAATCAGCAAGTACACCATCAAGGTCAGCAGCAGCGTCAACCCTGCTCCGAACACGATAATCAGGCTGATGGACAGTGCGTAGCTGTTGGCGACCAGAAAGGTTGAGCTGGGTCTGAACTGGATCAGGTAATTCTGGTCGGCTACTTTCAGCAGCCGCTGCGCATACAGCGTTGAAGGGGCAGCAGGGGCCGAGCTCTGATAAATGGTTTCCCCTTGATGCTGCGTGTCGATCAATGAAAGCGTCACGTTCAGTCGTTGCAGACTTGGCAATGGAATGCCTTGTTCCATCAAAGAAGCCAAGCGTACGGTAGAGACAACGAACCCCTGCAAGTTGTCATCGTTCAATGCAACCTCAGGGGACTCCCGGAATACCGGTGCGACAAAGAAAATCCCCGACTGCCCATTGGTCATTTTCAATGGTTCCGACACAACTATTTGCCGCGTTTCTCGTGCCTTGCTCATCAAGGCCTGGCGACCCGGGCGAGCCAGAACATCCATGCCGGGTATGACCTTTACGTCATCGCGCTTCAATATGTAGAGCAATATCCAGTGTTCCGGCCGGCTGCTGAGGGGGACTCTTTCGCCGGTGACGGGGTTGATTTCATGATATGAAAAATCACCGGTGCCGTTGCGAAGCGCCGTGGCGCGAAACGCCTGGAGATCCTTCTCGATAATCCTGGGGACCCAGCTACAGGCTTCGTCCTCTTCAACCAGAGGCGTAACGAATCCCAGAAACTCCTTTTCAGTGACATCGTCGGCGTTGATAAAGAAACGCCTCACAACGTCCAGTTTCAGGACCTGAGTATTAAAGCGTCGTTGCAGGCGACTGAATCTTTCGTCGACCTCCAGCTGAAAAGCAACGCTGACGGTACGCTGCTCTGACCTTTCGAATAGCGTCAGTACCAAGAATGTGACGGCCACCCCTGCCAGGCACACCAGACCGCAAAGGGTCACGTCTGATGCTTTGAGAGCGTTCTGACGAGTAGACATCATGTTGTGTTCCTTGCTCATCGCCAAAAACAGTGTGCAGTGACCTGAAGTGCTTTTGGAGTATCGGCACGCTTGTCGTTATCTTTATGAACAAGGTGTTAGAGCAAGGGGTTTATATGAAGGATTCCAAGCAGTTAACGGTTCAAATCCAGTGCTGTCGTGGCAAATCGGTCTGCGAACCTTATAGACACCTTCGCCGATCCTCCGCAGTCTTCGTCCGGCAGGCATAGGTCAGCCAGTCTTCGGCCGATTCTGTTGAAAAAGTCGGCCATGGTTTTCACAGCTGTAAAGTACGCGCGCGAGATTGAAATCTTTGCTTGCGGCAAAGGTTTCCAGAAGCAGATTTCACGCAGCAACGTGCAAAAAAAGGCGTTTTCACCAGTCAATGATTAGGCCGTTTTGGATGACCGGTTTTTTTCAACAGAATCAGCCAGAAGTGGCCACTCGCGAGTGCCTGCTACGCCCCTATACGGCGAGCACACGAGTCTGGCTTAAATAAGGTCTATCCCCTTAGAACAAGCGACATGTCTGAATATTTGTCACATATGAAGTCGACGAATGCGCGAACCTTTGGCGCCGCGAGCCGCCTGGAAGTGTGCAACACCCAAAGCGCTGGCTCTACGCCTGACACCGTTCCCCACTGAACCAAGTCGCCACGAGCGAGCTGGTTCCAGGCGATGGACTGGGGGATTAGAGCGGCACCGCCACCGGCGATAGCTGCATCGCGGACCATCAGTAGCGAAGAGAGTCGCATCTTCGGGATCGGCTCCAAGACCAACTGCCCGCCATCAAGACTCCATTGCGTTGGCTGGAAAGCCGACGTCACGATAGCGGGAACGGGTCTGATCGCGCCGGCCATCGGCCTGAGAATTTGAGGCGCCGCCACCACTATCAGCCGGTCCTTGGCGAAGCACCGTCCGACCAGGCTGCTGTCCGGGCTTGGGTTGATTCGAATGGCGACGTCAAATTGCTCTTCCACCAGATCCACCCTGCGATCTTCCGACACAACCTCGATGAATACCTCCGGATAGGCCGCACAGAACTCGGCGCCGATACGTCCCATTGCGAGCTGCGAGAACAGAATCGGGGCCGCGACTCGCAGGCGTCCGCGAGGCGTTGAAACGCCCTCACGTGCTGCTGCCATGGCATCGGTCACTTCACTCAGCGGGCCTTCGGTTCGAGACATCAGCGCCTCACCCGCGTCGGTCAGCTTCAGACCACGTGCGCTGCGCTCTACCAGCCTCACGCCCAGTTGATCTTCAAGATCGCAGATTCGGCGCGACAACGTGGCTTTGGAAATACCGCTCGCACGGCTTGCCTTTCCCAACCCCTCATTGCTGGCGACGAGGATGAAATCAATCAGCGCATTAAGGTTCATGGTGTTCCATATATGAAACGAGGTGTATGAATTTTGCGGTCTTCGTTTTGCATGTGCAACAGGTTAATTTCTCGTCATCGGAACACGATATGAGGAATTGCCATGAACACCCTTCAACGTGCTGTATTGATACGCGACTACGGTGGTGCGCAAGCCGCAAGAATTTCCGAGATCGAGAAACCGGCACCCGAGCAAGGCCAGGTTCTGGTTCGGGTTCGGGCCGCGGGCGTCAATGGCATCGACTGGAAGGTTCGCGAAGGTCTTGTGCGCAATGCATTCGCACTGCCATTGCCCATCGTACTGGGCGCCGAGATGGCCGGAGTGATTGATGCGGTGGGGCCCGGCGCCTCTCGTTTCAATGTTGGCGACCGTGTCATGGGAGCGATGGGCGCATTGGGCGCTTACGCTGAATTCGTGACTGTCAACGAAGCGAGTCTTTCTCTGACGCCTGAGGCTCTGGACGACGTCCATGCGGCCGCCATGCCTGTGGCAGCCGTTGCGGCGTGGAACAGTCTTCATCACGCGGGGCCGATCCTCGCGGGTCAGCGAGTCCTGATTCATGGCGCCGCAGGTGGGCTAGGCGCTTATGCCGTGCAGTATGCCAAGCGGGCAGGCGCCGAGGTCTTTGCAACGGCGGGCGCTGCGGACCTGGATTACGTGCGAAGCCTCGGCGCCGATTTTGTCTTTGACTACCACTCTCAACGTTTCGAAAACATCGTCCGGAATATTGCGCTGGTGCTCGACTACGTCGGTGGTGAGGTCCTGGATCGGTCGTGGCAGGTGTTGGCGCCGGACGGTGTGATTGTCGGCACGTCATCTCCCGAAATTCTTGCCCGGACGCCGACGGATCGCCGTGGCCTCTGGTTCATGAACAAGCCTGATCCTCACTTGCTGGAGCAGTTGGCCAGGGAAGTCGCCAACGGCACGCTTCAATCGAGGATCGGCGACGTAGTTGGTTTTTCTGATATTCCCAGGGCGATCGAACGCAATCGCACCGTTTCACGGACGGGCAAGGTTGTTGCGGATTTCACTCGCTGATCCACTCTAAATCCCATGCAGGAGTTTCAAACATGAGCATTCTGGTTATTGGCGCCACCGGCACCATTGGTTCACTGATCACTCAAGGCCTTGCTGGCGCGGGCGCCGAGGTCAAAGCCCTGGTGCGCCAAGCGGGTAAGCGGGAGTTTCCGGCTGGTGTCACTGAAGTTGTCGCAGACCTCACCGACGTAGCGTCGATGCGCGTTGCGCTCGCGTCGGTGCGTAGCCTGTTCCTGCTCAATGCCGTGACGCCCGACGAGGTCACTCAAGCCCTCATCACGCTGAATCTGGCTCGTGAGGCGGGTATCGAACGCATCGTTTATCTGTCGGTGATCCATGCCGACAAACTCACCAATGTCCCGCACTTCACCGGCAAACATACGGTTGAACGCATGATCGAGAGTCTGGACATGCCTGCCACGATTCTGCGTCCGGCTTACTTCATGCAAAACGACCGCATGGTCCAACAGACTATTCAGAACTACTCGGTTTACCCAATGCCGATCGGCGCGGCGGGCGTGTCGATGATTGACGCGCGCGATATCGCTGATGTCGCGGTCGCAGAACTGCTGCGACGCGATAAGGCCCCCTCTGCGCTGCGTCGTGAAACGCTGGAACTGGTTGGGCCGCACGCGCTTACCGGTGCGTCAGTGGCGAAAATATGGAGTGCGGCTCTGGGCCGCGAGATCGCCTATGGGGGTGATGACGTGGCAGCTTTCGAAGCACAGCTGGCTTCGTATGGCCCCACCTGGCTGGCTTATGACATGCGCCTGATGATGTCGGGTATCCAGACCTTCGGCATGCAGTCAGTTGAGGGAACTGTAGAACGGCTGCAGACCCTCATGGGGCACCCACTGCGCACCTATGAAGACTTTGTGCGCGAGGCCGTTTCCGAGGCATAAACCGCCATACCGAGAGGGCGACGCTTGAGCAGTCCTGCTGGCGCACACCGCCTCACCTCGCGCGTTATCGAGGCAGGTTCGGCGGGCGCCAGCAGATCGCACTACAAGGTGTAAGAAACACCGACCTGCACGGTTCGCGGCGCCCCCGGATAGGCATAGACGTTGCCGAATGCGCCCTCTTCATAATCGCGGTCAAACAGGTTTTTCACGTCGAGATTGAGTCGCACCTTGTCGTTGATCTTGTAGAAGCTCAGCAAGTCGACAACGGTGTAGCTGCCCATCGAAAACGCGGTGTTGGCGGTTTGTCCGGCGCGCTCGTCAACGTATTTGAGGCCGGTGCCCAGGCCCAACCCCTTGAGGGTTCCGTCCTGGAACTCATACATATTCAGCAGGCTGAAGCTGTTTTTCGGGATGTTCAGCAACCGCGTACCAGAGCGCAGCACGTTGTCCTTGGTCACTTCGGCATCGACATAGGCGTAGCCGCCAATCACGCGCCATTCGGGCGTGAGGTTGCCGGCAACGTTAACGTCGAAACCACGGCTGCGCACCTCACCGGCCGCAACGCTGAAGGTCGAATCAACAGGGTCGGTGGTCAACACGTTACGTTTTTCGATCTGATAGACCGCCGCATCGACACTCAACTGCTGATCCAGCGCTTCCCACTTGATACCCATTTCGTAAGACTTGCCCTTCTCCGGCTCGAACCCTCCACCCTGGCGACTGGCGCCGGTGTTCGGCTTGAAAGAGCGCGCGGTATCGGCATAGACCGCCAAGGTCTCGGTCAGGTCGTAGGTCACGCCGATGCGCGGAGTCACCGCGTTGTCACTTGCCTGCCAACTCTTGGCGCCGGGCACATAGGTTTCGTAGTCATGTTCGAAGCGTTCGAAACGTGCCCCGGCCAGCACCTTCAATTTGTCGGTCAATGCCACTTGATCCTGCACGAACGCGGCATACGTCTTGAGGTTTTCCTTATCGTCGGTCGGCGTGCGGGTGAGCGCCGGACGCGGCTGGCCGTACACCGGATCGAAGATGTCGATCGGGTACGCACTGACAGCACCACTGGAGCGTTGAATGATCGACTTGTAGTCGTAATCCTCATACTCGATGCCAGTGAGCAACGTGTGCTGCAATCCAGCGGTCTCGAAATGGCCGGTCAGATTGAGCTGGGTATCCTTGTCGGTCCACTCCAGCTTGCGATAGTTGAAGTTGCGACCCAGGGTGCGGCCGTCCGCGGCAATACCGTTGGCCTCGACTGCGTTGCCCTTGAGCGAACCATCGAGCCACTGGAAGCCGCCCCCCAGCGTCCAGTCGTCGTTGAGCATGTGCTCGAAACGCAGTTGCGCCATGTTGTTGTCGTTATGCAGCTTTCCAGCGTCTTTTTCGCCAAAAAAACTGTCGCGAGAGGCGGTACCGGTCTGTTTCGCGTAACGGGTAACGCCTCGATCCAGAGGTGCG from Pseudomonas sp. P8_229 encodes:
- a CDS encoding MerR family transcriptional regulator — protein: MKIGDLEARSGASRHTLRYYEQIGLISPLRQTNNYRVYTEQTLQDLDFIQRAQSMGFSLGEIGEILDAQRNKLIDCADGAKLIEKKMAEIKQKIANLQSIYRYLDQERATLQASAARQLELQQQSNASH
- a CDS encoding SDR family oxidoreductase; the protein is MSVECFVTGGTGFIGQHLVANLSAKGHTIRVLMRRPERLAALREQVDNLGGCATRVFAVAGDLERDNLGLSLADREVLRRARVIFHLGAHFAWGLSVEHARAVNVEGAKRVALLAAEQKSRLVMIGGYMLKNHQHLQRIGIDPRHPELTNWSAVYRRVGGYEGSKLEAHFATLEVMSAKGGEMTVVHPATVCGHSRTGHILDGQPLVELIRNLVQGKLTAVPGTAEHWLPLVTVDYLVELVAVCAFDPAMVGQELLALDDQTPNLRELLIQVAQPLGLKSPKHHISLRLLKLLLSIPPVAWFLNTKPEALDFIQTTRFDTAAVEQFANRHGIAKPDIRQSLQHTATFVNSYCIAKGQAL
- a CDS encoding DMT family transporter, giving the protein MQSTFSKGVIFALCAAALNATIGVLSKILMSNGFSASSVALIKTVLGCVLLSTLLFFLKRPVASTKWTQAAICAFLGIFVLFHFETSAYRHYAAAGVVVVLMASASISSIILGRIFLKDAITANATVGAALAIAGISVIFGGDLQQGFTLQGAALASVAGSGYGAFSVAMKRMGVSGGLHFTRQLLFFGSLYLLMPAAADGFAMGELSPLAIAALLALATLPTILGFFCTTKAIEYLKPSQVQALELTEPLFAALLAFVALNEVPRESLYAGAALIIVGLCFSNELIRLGSKAAVPSTE
- a CDS encoding diguanylate cyclase codes for the protein MMSTRQNALKASDVTLCGLVCLAGVAVTFLVLTLFERSEQRTVSVAFQLEVDERFSRLQRRFNTQVLKLDVVRRFFINADDVTEKEFLGFVTPLVEEDEACSWVPRIIEKDLQAFRATALRNGTGDFSYHEINPVTGERVPLSSRPEHWILLYILKRDDVKVIPGMDVLARPGRQALMSKARETRQIVVSEPLKMTNGQSGIFFVAPVFRESPEVALNDDNLQGFVVSTVRLASLMEQGIPLPSLQRLNVTLSLIDTQHQGETIYQSSAPAAPSTLYAQRLLKVADQNYLIQFRPSSTFLVANSYALSISLIIVFGAGLTLLLTLMVYLLITQRSRALSLVDERTQDLRLLNITDHLTGVYNRRYFEELMERLLIEASVQHRSLSLIMFDVDHFKQINDRWGHQCGDNVLKSLCTRIRSATRKTDLLCRTGGEEFALICPDTQLNDTRLLAEKLRALISTLPFDDIGQATCSFGVATWIPSESFDAFIRRADTAMYSAKSSGRDQVQLAAV
- a CDS encoding LysR family transcriptional regulator, with the translated sequence MNLNALIDFILVASNEGLGKASRASGISKATLSRRICDLEDQLGVRLVERSARGLKLTDAGEALMSRTEGPLSEVTDAMAAAREGVSTPRGRLRVAAPILFSQLAMGRIGAEFCAAYPEVFIEVVSEDRRVDLVEEQFDVAIRINPSPDSSLVGRCFAKDRLIVVAAPQILRPMAGAIRPVPAIVTSAFQPTQWSLDGGQLVLEPIPKMRLSSLLMVRDAAIAGGGAALIPQSIAWNQLARGDLVQWGTVSGVEPALWVLHTSRRLAAPKVRAFVDFICDKYSDMSLVLRG
- a CDS encoding NADP-dependent oxidoreductase: MNTLQRAVLIRDYGGAQAARISEIEKPAPEQGQVLVRVRAAGVNGIDWKVREGLVRNAFALPLPIVLGAEMAGVIDAVGPGASRFNVGDRVMGAMGALGAYAEFVTVNEASLSLTPEALDDVHAAAMPVAAVAAWNSLHHAGPILAGQRVLIHGAAGGLGAYAVQYAKRAGAEVFATAGAADLDYVRSLGADFVFDYHSQRFENIVRNIALVLDYVGGEVLDRSWQVLAPDGVIVGTSSPEILARTPTDRRGLWFMNKPDPHLLEQLAREVANGTLQSRIGDVVGFSDIPRAIERNRTVSRTGKVVADFTR
- a CDS encoding NmrA/HSCARG family protein, translated to MSILVIGATGTIGSLITQGLAGAGAEVKALVRQAGKREFPAGVTEVVADLTDVASMRVALASVRSLFLLNAVTPDEVTQALITLNLAREAGIERIVYLSVIHADKLTNVPHFTGKHTVERMIESLDMPATILRPAYFMQNDRMVQQTIQNYSVYPMPIGAAGVSMIDARDIADVAVAELLRRDKAPSALRRETLELVGPHALTGASVAKIWSAALGREIAYGGDDVAAFEAQLASYGPTWLAYDMRLMMSGIQTFGMQSVEGTVERLQTLMGHPLRTYEDFVREAVSEA
- a CDS encoding TonB-dependent siderophore receptor, with translation MRRTLLSICVLQALSPASWAEQTEGSPSTLELDATDVIGTANYERADGPVQGYRATRSASATRTDTSIHETPQSISVVSKDVVEDLGATRLQDALDYAGGVGRANNFGGQGLTTFTVRGFTTGEFYRNGFPINRGYPNMPDANTIERLEVLRGPATMLYGRGDPGGTFNVVSKQPLPERSVTLGSQLNDQGMKRGTLDASGPLDDEGRLAYRLNVVGEGGDTFRDHVETERYGIAPVLTWQATDATRLIFEGDFMRNNAPLDRGVTRYAKQTGTASRDSFFGEKDAGKLHNDNNMAQLRFEHMLNDDWTLGGGFQWLDGSLKGNAVEANGIAADGRTLGRNFNYRKLEWTDKDTQLNLTGHFETAGLQHTLLTGIEYEDYDYKSIIQRSSGAVSAYPIDIFDPVYGQPRPALTRTPTDDKENLKTYAAFVQDQVALTDKLKVLAGARFERFEHDYETYVPGAKSWQASDNAVTPRIGVTYDLTETLAVYADTARSFKPNTGASRQGGGFEPEKGKSYEMGIKWEALDQQLSVDAAVYQIEKRNVLTTDPVDSTFSVAAGEVRSRGFDVNVAGNLTPEWRVIGGYAYVDAEVTKDNVLRSGTRLLNIPKNSFSLLNMYEFQDGTLKGLGLGTGLKYVDERAGQTANTAFSMGSYTVVDLLSFYKINDKVRLNLDVKNLFDRDYEEGAFGNVYAYPGAPRTVQVGVSYTL